In Anaerolineales bacterium, the genomic window GCGTAGCCGAGCCGAGCGGTGAGCGGTTGCGGAACCTGCGTCATCATCCGGTGACGCTTGAGCTCGAAGAAGGACCCCTGATCGGTCGTGACCTCGACCGTCAGACCCGCCAGCTCCAAGGCGCGGGGGGCGGCGTCATGGGGCCCGCGCCCTCCCAGCAGCGCCTCGGCCAGATCCCGCCGCGCCCGCGGCTCAAGAGCCTGCACCTGATTGATTTCGCCGCGGAAGTCCGCCCCGGCTGAGGGGTACAGGCCTGCCGCCAGCACGCGCGATTCCCCGCTCGGATCAGAATCGAAGAGCATGACGCCTTCGGAGGCGGCGAAGGCCGGAGGGAGGGCCGGACGGAGCTGAGGCACCCCCGAAGCAACCTCCCCGGGAACGGCATACTTGAGCAAGGTCGGCACCTCAGCCAGGCAAGCCTGCTTGAGCTCGGCGGCGAGCGCCCGTACTTCCTGCAGCGGGTGTGCCAACATTCTGCGGAGGGCATTTTCCAGGACGCGAGCGTTGACCGTCATTCCCACGTTGGCGAACACAGCCGCCGGAAGGAGAAAACGACAGGCGTCGACGTAGCGGGAGCGAATCCGCCCGTCCCAGCGGTCTTCGCCCTCGCCCGGGCTACGGGGATACAGCGCCCGCACAACGGGCTTCACCACCTGAAGCGAATCGACGTACGCTTCCATCAGGTTCGCGCAGGCCTGCCGAAAGGCCGCCTCGAACCGCGTACCGCTCACCTCCTGCGGCACATGGAAGCCGTCGATGGACCACACCTGATAGCGGGTGGACTTCTCGGTGTAGGAGGCGAGCCGGCTGTGCTCGATTGCCTCGACCGCCAGCCGCGAGACGTTTTCGAAGGCAACATGGAGCACCGCATGCTCGGCCACCGAAGCATGGCCGTACCCTACGACCCACTTCTCATGAAACGCCGCCGAATCGGCGTCGGTCAGTTCGGCAGCGATCTGCTCGAACGTCTGCGGCGAGCGCGAGGTCTTGGCGAAGGCGACCGCGATCGTCTCGGGGCTAAGCTGCTTGGGGTCGAGCAAGTAGATCCGGCGGCTCCGATCACCCATTGTCGCCCTCCTCGAC contains:
- a CDS encoding FAD-dependent thymidylate synthase, which codes for MGDRSRRIYLLDPKQLSPETIAVAFAKTSRSPQTFEQIAAELTDADSAAFHEKWVVGYGHASVAEHAVLHVAFENVSRLAVEAIEHSRLASYTEKSTRYQVWSIDGFHVPQEVSGTRFEAAFRQACANLMEAYVDSLQVVKPVVRALYPRSPGEGEDRWDGRIRSRYVDACRFLLPAAVFANVGMTVNARVLENALRRMLAHPLQEVRALAAELKQACLAEVPTLLKYAVPGEVASGVPQLRPALPPAFAASEGVMLFDSDPSGESRVLAAGLYPSAGADFRGEINQVQALEPRARRDLAEALLGGRGPHDAAPRALELAGLTVEVTTDQGSFFELKRHRMMTQVPQPLTARLGYAVPRLIQDSGFGERYRAAMTAAGEAFEELAAWNPDVASYVVPNGYYRRVVLSMNLREAFHFCELRSAENAHFSIRCIALELADRIRSAYPILGSYLRTPDTPVHSLRQQVFVPA